One segment of Myxococcus xanthus DNA contains the following:
- a CDS encoding TIGR02452 family protein, producing MSLKGIGQETVDIIERGQYLAPSGQCVQLGEAVERAVSGTELYRPGDFSRLSFPTAANPSAPRIEVTAEKTGAAARRLVEAGASHVAALNFASAKNPGGGFLGGAKAQEEDLARCSALYTCLLTQREYYDVNRAEPSPLYTDHLIYSPDVPFFRDEGLTLLEQPFHVSILTAPAPNAGVAQSRDRGMGGRIRKVLDERALKVLRVAAHHGHRTLVLGAWGCGVFRNNPVEVAEAFALGLGSLPGAFDRVVFAVYERGGDGPNLRAFQARFG from the coding sequence ATGTCGTTGAAGGGCATTGGACAGGAGACGGTGGACATCATCGAGCGGGGCCAGTACCTGGCTCCCTCGGGGCAGTGTGTCCAACTGGGCGAGGCCGTGGAGCGCGCGGTCTCCGGCACGGAGCTGTACCGGCCGGGTGACTTCTCGCGCCTGTCATTCCCCACGGCGGCGAACCCGTCGGCGCCTCGAATCGAAGTCACCGCCGAGAAGACGGGCGCCGCCGCGCGCCGGCTGGTGGAGGCGGGCGCGTCCCATGTGGCCGCGCTCAACTTCGCGTCGGCGAAGAATCCCGGGGGTGGTTTCCTGGGCGGCGCGAAGGCGCAGGAGGAGGACCTGGCACGCTGCTCGGCGCTGTACACGTGCCTGCTCACGCAGCGCGAGTACTACGACGTCAACCGCGCGGAGCCGTCGCCGCTCTACACGGACCATCTCATTTATTCGCCGGACGTGCCGTTCTTTCGGGATGAGGGCCTGACGTTGCTGGAGCAGCCCTTCCATGTGTCCATCCTCACTGCGCCCGCGCCCAACGCGGGTGTGGCGCAGTCACGCGACCGGGGCATGGGGGGACGTATCCGCAAGGTGCTGGATGAGCGGGCCCTGAAGGTGCTCCGTGTCGCCGCGCACCATGGGCACCGCACCTTGGTGCTCGGCGCCTGGGGATGCGGCGTGTTCCGCAACAACCCCGTGGAAGTCGCGGAGGCCTTCGCGCTCGGGCTGGGCTCGCTCCCGGGCGCCTTTGACCGGGTCGTCTTCGCCGTCTACGAGCGC